Genomic segment of Myxococcus stipitatus:
GGGCCGAGCGGTTCCCAGCAAGAAGGTGGATGACGTGCTGCGCGTCTTCGCCGCGTACCAGCGTCTCTACCAGCCGCGCAGCCGGCTCATCATCGCGGGCTATCTCCACCGGGACAGCGCCTACGGCGCGTACCTGCACGGGCTCAAGGACGTCCTGGGCATCGAGCGCGTCGTGTTCATGGGCCGGGTGAGTCCCGCGCAGCTCTCCGCGTGCTTCGCGACGGCGTCGGCCTATCTCTCCATGAGCCGGCACGAGGGCTTCGGCGTGCCGCTGTTGGAGGGCATGTACCGCAACGTGCCCGTCGTGGCCTACGGCGCGGCGGCGGTCCCGGAGACGATGGGTGGCGCGGGCCTCACCACGCTGTCGGATGATCCCACCGAGGTCGCGCAGCTGCTCGCCGTGCTGGACCGCAACCCCGCGCTGCGGGCGCAGGTGCTCGAGTCGCAGCGGGCCCGGCTGGGGGCGCTGTCGCAGGAGTTCGTCGCGGAGCAGGTGCGCGCGGCGCTGGATGACCTGCTGTCTTCCCGCCCCAGCGAGGTCGCCTCTTCGACGCCATCCGCCACCGTGGAGCTGGTGTGCCCCGGCTACACGATGCATCCCGAGGCGGAGGCGTCCCGGCTGACGCGGCGGCTGGCGGAGCGGATACCGGGCGCGCGTGTGCTGGCGCTGAGGCCGCGCGGCGAAGCGGCGTCGATGGAGCTGCGCGAGCAGCAGGTGGAGGGAGTGCCCGTGTGGCACTTCACGCCGGACCAGCCTTCGAGCCGGCTGAGCGACGTCCTTCCGGGCTCGTCGTCGCTGGAGACGGCGGTGCGAGTGTCGTCGGCGCCGGTGGTGCTGGTGGGGGTGGACACGCTCAGCGCGCAGGCGCTGCTGCCCTATCTGGGTGCGAGAGCGTGGGGTGTGCAGGTGGCGGGACAGCCCACCACGGCCCTGGAGTCCGCGCGGAGTCACCTGCGGGACCGCCTGGTGATGATGGGGTCCTCGGGCTCCGAGGCGGCCATCACGACGTTGTTGGAGGGGTTGCGTGCGCGCTGAGGACCTGCTGACCGATGCCCCCTCGGCCGAAGCCGTGGCGAGGGAAACCCAGAAGCTGCCGGAGGCCTCCACCGAGGCGAAGGAGGCCCTGCGCCGCGCGCTGGAGTCCTCGACGCGGCAAGCGACTCCCGCGCCCTGGCCCACGCTGCTCCTGGAGGCGCGAGGGAAGATGGACAGCCGCTATGCCGGGCCGGTGACGTCACACCGAGGCGGCGTCTCGGGGCCCGCGCTGGTGCTCGCGAAGCGTGCGTTCCGGCTCCTCTTCCAGCCGTTCATCAACGAGGCGCTGCGCAAGCAGGTCGAGTTCAACGAGTCCATCCTCGATGCCCTCGCCACGATTCACGACGTGCAGCGCGAGCACGCGCGGACGCAGGCCACCTGGCGACAGGAGGTCGAGCGGAGGCTCGCGCGCATCGAGGAAGCAGCCCGGGCGGGCACGGCCACGGCCCAGGAGCCCGCTGGAGCGAATGACACTCCGCCCGAGCCCTCACGAGGGCCCGGTGGAGGAAACACCCGACGCCGCTCGGGCCGACGCTAGCCGCCCGTCTTGCCCCACTGCCGCGTGGTCTTCACCACTTGCTTCACCCATGGGTGGACGGCGGGAACCGACTTGAGGGTCCGGTTGACCAGGTCCACCAGCGCATAGCGCGTGGGGCGCTCCTCGGCGCCATCCGGCGTCAGTCCGCTGGCGGCGCGCTTGAGCAAGCCGTGCACCGCGGGGATGCGCTTGAGCGTGGAGTTGAGCGTGTCCACCACGTTGTAGCGCAGGGGCACCTCCGCCACCGCCGCGACGACGGCCGAGGCCAGGGGCGGCTCCGCCGCCACCCGCTGCGAGTCCGACGTCGACGACAAGAGCATGAACGCCGCCAGCTGGACTCCCTCCGGGAGCGGGCGGGCGAGGTTCTGGTGGAGCTGGAACACCAGCTCCTGGTGCCGGCGCGGATTGACGCCGGAGATCATCGACCCCTTGCGCCGCCGGTAGTGGAAGTGGAGCGCGTTGGTGACGAGGAAGCGGTGCCCCGCGTGCGCGAGGCGCAGGTAGAGGTCCCAGTCCTCGTAGCTCGTCATCTGCTCGTTGTAGCGGATGCGGTCGAACAGCGAGCGGCGCATCAGCGACGTGGCGCAGGACAGCCGGTTGGCCACCATGCCCAGCGACGGACAATCCCCGATGAAGAGCGCGTAGTCGATGAAGCGCCGCTGGGCGCGAGACTCATCCGAGTCGAAGTACCCGGTGGACGGCACCACCACGTCGAACTCGCGGTGGCGCTCCAGCGCCTCCACCGCCATCCGGATGAACGTGGGGCTGATGCAGTCGTCCGCGTCCAACGGCAGGATGTACTCCCCCGTGGCCGCGCGCAGGCCGATGTTGCGCGAGGCGGGCAGGCCCCGGTTCGACAGGTTGCGGATGAGCTTCACGCCGCTGAGGCCCGTCTTGGCGTCCTCTTCGATGCGCGCCAGCACCTCATGGTCGAACGCGCTCGTCGAGGCATCGTCCACGACGATGACCTCGAGCTCCGGGTAGTTGCTGGCGGCGACGCTCTCCAGCGTCTCCGGCAGGAAGCGTCCCAGGTTGTGATTGGTGATGAGGACGCTGACGCGGGGCAGTCCGGAGCGCCTGGCCTGAGTCGACACCTCGGGCTTCTTCCGCTCCTTCTCCCAGTACGGAACGTCCGCCGTCCACTCCACCGGGCGCAGCGTCGGCGAGCGCCAGGCGCGCTCCAGGGTCTCCACGAGCCCTTCGACGGTGCCGTTGAACGTGTGGCAGTTCACCCCGTTGATGAAAGGGCTGCCCGGCGCGAAGGCGATACACGCCCCATTGAGCACCAGCGTCGCCCCTGCCCCGGACGCCTCGTAGGCGGTGAGGTTGACCGACTCGTAGTCAGAGGGAATGACGACGATGCCCTGCCGCATCATCTCGTCGCGGTCCTTGCTCGGCCCCGAGAAGATGAAGCGCGGCTTCAAGTCCTCCGGAATCAGCGACTGGACATAGGTCAGATAGGCCGCGTTGGCGGTGTGGCACGCCAGGACAGCGTTCCCTCGATACTCAGGGAAGGCGCGCATGAAGGAGGCCGCGCCCCGGATGAACAGGTCCGAGCGCTTGAAGGGCTGGATCTTCGTGACGAAGAGCAGGTCCCGCTCTCCTTCACTCCGCAGCGGCACCAGCTCCGACTTGGGCGCCACGGGCGGAAACTCCTGAACGACCTTGTCCAGCCACGTCCGCGAGAAGCCGTAGTAGGCGCGATTGAACTCGGCGATGCCCGGCACGTGCGCGACGACGAGGTCCGCGTCCAGCAACGCCTTGCGCTCGAACTCGAAGGTGCCCAGGCTCTCGCGGCTCAGGACCTGCCGCTCGAACGGCGCGAGGATTCCCGCCGTCGAGTGCAGCCGCACCACGATTTCAGACTCCAGCAGGCCACAGCCCAGGAGCTTCTCCTGGATGGCACAGAACGCCCAGCCTCGGTAGTCGGGGAACTCGATGACGTCGAAGTGAGTCCCTTCCGCCGCCAGTCGCCGCAGGTGCAGCAGCAGCTCCATCGACTGCGCATGGCAGGGCGTGTCCGTGAAGGCGCCGGGCGGCGGATAGACACCCCCTTCGTCGAAGCTCACGTCCCACTCGGGACGGGACCTGGCGACGTGAGCCTTCACCTTGCCCTGGAAGTACTGCTCCACCTCGAGCGGGCTCACCGTCACGTAGGACGGGAAGAGCACGTGTATCTCCACGTCCTCGGTGCGCCGAAGCGACTCCTCGATGAGGTTGTGGAGGATGCGGCCAATGCCGCCCGCCGTGAAGGGATACAGCTCATCCGTGACAAGACAGACGCGGCGAGGGCTCATCATTGAACGAACGCCTCCAGGACGCTGACGGCTTCGGCAACCAGGGCTTGTTCGTAGTCCGCCATCATCTGCATGAGCTCGGTGGGGGCACGCTCACGCAACGACACCATCCGCTCGATGGCCGTGGTGACCACCTCCACGGAGTCCACGCCTGCGACCTGCGCGAGCTGTTGATAGGGATGCGAGTCCAGCGCCCCCAGGCTGAGCGGTCCGTGAACACACGGAATCCGCAGCGCGAGCGACTCCAGTCCCGTCATGGGCTGGCACTCGGAGAGCGACGCATTGAGGACGATGTCACAGCGGCGAATCAGCTCGAACAGCTCGGTGCGGCTCGGACGCGAGACATGGTGGATGCGCCGAGAGGCCTTGAGCGGCTCGGGCAGCCGGTAGTTCGCCGTGACGTAGACATCGCTGATGCGAGGCGAAGCCTGGCAAGCGAAGAGGTTGGTGTAGAAGTTCTTCCGCCAGTCGTTGGGCGTCGGGATGAGCGCGGTGCGCGTGAGGGCACGCACCCGCGACGTCCGCTCCGCCTCCGACAGCTTGGGCGGCAGGTTGATGACCGTCTTGGGGAAGATCTCCCGCGCCAGCAGGTGCATGCCCGGCTTGACGGTGGCCAGTCCATCGATGACGCCGCGCCGCTTCAAGTCGACGAGCTGCGCGAAGCTCTCGAGCTCGAACGTGTAATGGAACTGAGCCGTCGAGCCGTGCCACACCGAGAGGATGCGCACCGACGAGCCCATCGCCCGGCGCAGCAGCACCATGAAGTCGTGGGCGTTGTTCGAGTAGCCATGCACCATGACCGAGCGGCAGCCGCTGCGGTCGATGACCTCGATGGCGGCGCGCAGCTCCCGCTCATCCATGGGCCGCTCGGCGGTGATGGCGAGCTTCTGGCCCGGCAGATAGCCCGAGGCCGCGCGGATGCCGTGCCACTCCTGGTGGAACACCTGCATCACCCGCCCGAACTGCGGCAGGTCGAAGGCCCAGCGCGTGTCCAGCGCGGCGTTGTGGATGAACCCCGGAGGCGACGACGGAGGCGAGTAGCCCACGGGCGCGTCCGGGAAGGACACGCGCGAGGACCTCAAGCGCGCAAGGTCATCCGACAGCGACTGGAGGCGCTGGCGGCGCTCGAAGCGCTCGGTCTCCACCGCGAGCTGCTCGGTCAGCTCCGTCACCTGGGCTTCCAGGTTCGCCGCGGGCTCCGACAGGGACTTGCTCGCGCGGCTCGCCCACTCCAACAACCGGGGCGTGGCGCGCGAGTGCAGCGCCTCGAGCGTCAGCGGCTGGGACTCGTCGCGCGGAGCCTCCGGGCCCAGGAGCTGGAAGTAGCGGCGCCCCTTTCCACCCTGGCGCTTGAGGACGTAGACATCGTGGGAATCCACGAGTCCCGGCCCGTGGTGCAGGTCCCACCCCTCCGGCAGCAGGTCCGCGAACGCGTGGAGCCAGCTCCCCGGGTGCTTCGAGGCATCCCACACACTCGTGGGCATCAGCGGGTTCTCCACCAGCACCAGCATGCCGCCGGGGAGCACCAGCTGGCCCAGCGTCTCCAGAATCCCGGTGATGCGCTCGCTCGGGTTGTGCACAAGCGTGGAGACCGTGAAGACGACGTCGAACTTGCGCCCCTCCATCGCCACGAGCGGATCGTCCCCGCAGAAGATCCGCTCCTCGACGGGGAGCAGCGACGCGGGCGGATCCTGTCGGAGCGGCGCCGTCATCGACTCGGAGATGTCGTACCCGTGGTAGCGGACGCGGGAAAGCTGGGAGATGTAGGTCGCGTGGTGACCGAAGCCACAGCCAAACTCGAGGACGGACAGCGTCCGGTCCAGCCGGCGCTGCTCGGAGCGAATGAGGGTGGTCAGGACGCGCTCCTGCTGACCCCTCGCGATGTTTCCCTGTCCTTCCCGGACGCGCGCCAGTTCCCGATAGGAGTGGCCGTTGGTCGTCTTCCAGAAGTGGAGACTCTCGCTCATCTGGGCCGCGTCCCCAGCGGGGCCCTCGCTCTTGATGTCTTTGTACATGTGCCGATGTGAAACGACGCCGCCTACATGAACCGGAGGTGGGTTGTCAGCGGGGTTCCCGCAGAAACGCAACCATTCCCACGCTTGGCACCGGTCAGGCAAGAGACGTGCTGAAAGTGAATGGTAAAAGCGCCCAGGGAGGACCCCGGTCGGATTGGCCTTCGTCCCATTCTCGGCTAACCGCCCGCCCCCCCGCCAGCCAGGCGTGCAACACCTTGCACATCAGTCGACGGCGGAGCGAGCCGGCCTGGACTCCAGGGCCAGCAGGTTCTCCATCATCCGGTCCACCTCCTGCTCCCACGTGGTGCGGCGGACACGCTCGGCGGCTCGTGCTCCCAGTCGCACTCGCAGCTCCGGGTCCAGCACGGCCGCCCTCAGTCGCGCCAGCACCGAGCCCGGCGTCGGCGCCGCCAGCAAGCAGTTGCCACCGTCCTCCAGCAGCCAGTGGTTGGCGGGGTTGTCATTCGTCACCACCGTCATGCCGCACGCCATCATCTCCAGCGGCAGGTAGGACGGGTGCCGGGTGAACATGAAGCACAACCCCACGTCACACTCGCGGTAGAGCGCCGCGGTGCGCTCGGCGGGGAGCACGCCCAGGTTCGTCACCAGGCCCCGGACGCCGTAGGACTCCGGGTGCCACTCCGCACCCGCGGTGACGATCTCCACCGCGGGGCCCAGCTCCCGCTTGAGCCGCGTGAGCGCCGCCAGGCCCAGCTCGAAGCCGTTCCGCTCGTTGCCCGGGCGGCCGTAGAAGAAGACGCGCACGGGCCCGCGGCGCGGCGGACGGCGGTCATGGAAGGTCACCCCATCCACGGCGGGCTCGAAGGCGAATCCGCCCATGCCGTGAAGCGCCTTCACCGTGTCGCGCAGGCCCGGGGTGTTGAAGATGCCCTGGAAGCCCAGCTGGTACGTCTGCTCCGCCAGCGCGGACTGGGTGCCCGCGGCGAAGAACATGGGCTCATAGTCCTGGACGAAGTAGGTGCGCACGCCGGCACGGGGATGGCGCAGCACCTGGTAGACGGAGGTCCAGTAGGTGGCGATGGCCAGGTCACACGCGGGCAGCGACTCCAGGTCCGCCGCGCCGGCGAGGACGCGGAAGGCCCCCGCCGCCTGGGGAAACACGGTGGCGGCCCGGGCCTCGAAGTCACCCGGGCTGGCCCCGGGCTTGTCGTACACGATGAAGTCGCTCTTCACGCCGTGGCGGCGGTGCATCAGGTCCGCGAAGCGGAACAGCGTGTGGATGCCCGCGTAGACATGCCCGAAGGCCGGGATGAACCAGGAGGCGGTGCGCACCTTGCCGCGCGAGCGCAGGGCCGCCAGGGCCGCGGGAGCCTGTGCCCGAGACGCCTCCGCCTGCTCCGGCGTGAAGTCGAGCTCCCCCAGGTGCTCCACCAGGTGACGCTGGGCGACCGCCCGCGCCTCCATCGCCGCGTCCTGCGCGCTGGGCACATCGTGCGTCAGCGTGCGCAGGGCCAGCGTCTCCCCCGTCTCTTCATGGTGGCGCAGGGAGCAGTCCGTGCCCAGCAGCGTGAGGTTGGGGTTGTAGAAGGGGTCGCCCCGCTCGCCGAGCCACGGGCGATATGACACGTAGGAACGCCAGTAATCGGATTCCGGAATGGCGTCCGCGCGGCGGCTGGCCGACTCGTGGTGGATGAGCCGCGCGTGCGGCGTGTACACCACGCGCAGGCCGCGCTGGTTCAAGCGCAGGCCGATGTCCACGTCGCTGCCGCACACCTGGAAGCGCTCGTCGAAGCCCTCCAGGGACTCGAACACGTCGCGGCGGAAGATGACGCAGGCGCTGGTGACGGACAGCCAGTCTCGCGTCCAGTCGGTGTGCCCGAAGGGCGTGGAGATGGGGCCGTCCGGCAGCCGCCAGAAGGGATGGCCCGCCATGCCGGTGATGCCCACCACCGCGCCCGCGTGCTGCACCGTCCCCTCGGGGAAGAGCAGCTTGCAGCCCACCGCGCCCACTTCGGGGCGCTGCGCCTGGGCCACCAGCTCCTCCAACCAACCGGAGTCCATCACCTCCATGTCGTTGTTGAGGAAGAGCAGCAGGTCCCCGGTGGCGCGCTTCGCCGCCCAGTTGTTGATGGCCGGGTAGTTGAACGGGAAGTCCCACGTCAGCTTCACCAGCCGGGGGTCCGTGAGGCGCTCCAGCAGCGCGAAGGTCTCCGGCTGGGTGCTGTTGTTGGAGACCAGCAGCACCTCGAAGTTCGGATACGCGGTGCGCGCCAGCAGCCCGGGCAGCAGCAGCTCCAGCAGGTCCGGCCGGTCCTTGAACGGGACGATGATGGACACCTTCGGCGTGCCCTTCACCGGGTAGCGGACGCGGTACTGGGTGGGCGCGGGGCTCGTCACCTCGGCCGACTCGCCCTTGCGCGCCAGGTGCTCGCGCAGGGCTCTTGCGCCCGCGTCCGTGGCCTTCGCCAGCCCCGCCTCCTGGCTGGAGAAGGACGCCGGGTTGGCGCGCCAGTGGTAGAGCAGCTTCGGCACATGGCCGATGCCTCGCGCGGCCTCGCTCAGCCGCAGCATGAGGTCGAAGTCCTGCGAGCCTTCGAAGCCCTCGCGCACGCCGCCCACCGACTCGATCAGCTCCCGCCGCGCCACCAGGAAGTGGCAGACGTAGTTCACCGAGCGCAGCAGGTCCGGAGACCAGTCCGGCTTGAAGAAGGGCGCGGTCCGCCGCCCTTCCGAGTCCAGCCGGTCCTCGTCGCTGTAGATGACGTCCAGGGAGGGGTCCGCCGAGGCAGCCAGGACCATCTCCGCCAGCGCGTGAGGCGCCAGCGTGTCGTCGTGGTCCAGGAAGCCCACCCACGCCCCTGTCGCCACCACGAGCCCCGCGTTCGTCGCCTGGGCGATGCCTCCGTTGTGCTCCCGCGTCACCACGCGAATGCGCGCGTCCTCGGATGCGGCTTCCCGCAGCATCCCCGCGACGTGAGGCGCCGTGCTGGCGTCATCCACCAGCACCCATTCCCAGTCGGGATACACCTGCGAGCGCACCGACGCCGCGCACTCGCGGAAGAAGGACTCGGGCGTGTTGTACACGGGCGTGACGAGCGTCACCTTGGGGCGAACCGCCAACGAGGCCACCGCCTCGCGCGCCCGGTCGAGGTCTCCCCGCTCCCGGCGCTCACACCAGCCTTCGTAATCCCCCAGCTCGGGGGGACGCGGCGGAGGCGTGCGAGTGCCCAGCACGCCCGCGAGCGCCAGCACCGCCTGCTCGTTGAAGCGCGTCTGCCGCCGCAGCAGCTCCGTCCAGAAGGGCCCCCCCGCCCGCAGGGCACGCGGCAGCGCCGTGGCCCGCAGCGGATCATTGCGCTCGACGAGCGAGGCAATCCACGTGGCGCCAGTGGCCTCGTCCGGAACCTGGAGCCCCGCCGCGCCGGCGATGGCCTCCACCATGGCCTCGTTCCACTCCGCCTGGCCGCGCAGGAGCCCTTCGAGCAACGGCCCCGCCGCGGAGAGGTAGGAGCGCTTGGCCGCCTCCACCACGGAGCCCAAGGGCCCTCCCCGGTGCGAGCGCGCCACCTTCCAGCGCGTCGGGTCCACCCGAGGCTCCAGCTGCGCGCGCACCCACGCCGTCAGGTCCTCGCGAAGCCGCAAGCTCCGGTGCACCGAGAGGTACTCGAGCACCCGCACCACGGCCTTGTTGAAGTCCGCCTGCGGCCGCAGCGACTCGACATGGAAGGGCTGGAGGCCCTCGATGAAGGCGCGCTTGGTGGCGGTCACCACGCGGCCCAGCCGGGCGCGGTGGGAGTCCGGCACGGAGAACTCGTGAGGCACCGCCAGCCGAGCGGCCTCCTGCAGCGGAGAGAGCGCCAGCGCTCCGTCCGGCCGCGCCCGATGGAGCGCTTGCGTGAGGAGCTTCAAGGCGCCCTCGAGCGCCGTCACGTCCTCACAGGCCTCGGGCAGGCACGGGCGCCGCGCATCCAGCAGCGAGCGCACCGCGGCCACCATTCGAGCCAGCTCCCCCGCACCCGGGGCAGCATCAGGCGCCCCCGCCTCTCCAGCGAGCTTCTCCAGGACCGTCTTCACCGACGTACCGCCTCTCTCGTTCACATCCCGGCCGTCGGGAGACGCGCCCCCTCGCCGCGCCAGTCAGCCCCGGATGTCAGGGATGACCACCGCCCGCGAGCGCGGACTCCACCGGCACCGGGACAGGCTCCACCACCCAGTGGTGCGCCGGACGGAACACTCCGCGCTCGGCCACGTTCGAGCTCACCTCGAACGAGCGCCGCTCCGTGGACACCCCACCCGCCGTCCGCGCCGTCACCACCAGGACATACGTACCCGCCAGCAGGCCCAGGCGCTCCAGCACCAGGCGCATCCGCCCCGACGGCGGCAGCTCCCGGGGCAGCGGCACCGCCTCCAGCCGGGTGCTCGTCTCGTACAGCGGGCGCCCATCCTGCGACTGGAGCGAGACCTCGAACTCCACGTCCTCGCAGCCGCTTCGGGCGGAGAAGTCCACGCAGACCTCCACGCCCATGTCGGGCGACAGGTTCTGCGCCTCCCCACCGGAGGCATCCACCAGCCGCAGCCCGGCGATGCGCACGGGGCAGTCCCCGCCCACCACCGAGTGGACCTCGGGCAGCGCGCCGCCGCCCTCCGTCAGCGCCGGGGGCGTGAAGGCCACCGACTGCGCCTCCGCCAGGGCAATGGCCTGCCGGTACTCGGTGACGATCTCCGAGGGGCGACCCACGCGGCGCACGTAGCCACCATCAATCCAGATGGCCAGGTCGCACCAGCGCTCCACGGTGGAGAGGTCATGCGTCACCAGGACGATGGTCTTCCCCTGCCGCTTGAACTCCGTCATCTTGGCGACGCTCTTCTTGCTGAAGTGCTCGTCACCCACGGCGAGGATTTCGTCGACGATGAGGATGTCCGGGTCCACGTGCGTGGCCACCGCGAACGCCAGCCGCATGTACATGCCGCTGGAGTAGGTGCGCACCGGCTCGTCGATGAACTCGCCCAGCTCACTGAAGGCAATGATGTCATCCATCCTCGCCCGCACTTCCGCGCGCGACATTCCGAGGATGATGCCGTTGATAAGGATGTTCTCCCTGCCGGAGAAGTCCGGATGGAAGCCCGCGCCCAGGTCCAACAGCGCGGAGATGCGGCCGTTGATCTCCATGACACCCGAGGTGGGCGCATAGATGCCGGTGATGAGCTTCAGCAGCGTGCTCTTGCCCGAGCCATTGCGGCCGATGATGCCAACCGTCTTCCCTCGGGGGATGCGGAGGTTGATGCCGCGAAGCGCGGTGATGAGCCCCGCTTCCCGGGGCACGCGCTGGCCGCGCAACCAGCGCATCAGTTCGGATTTGAAGGTCGTGTACTCGCCCCGGATGGTCCTCTTCCGGAAGCTCTTCACGACATCGCGCATGACAATGGCGTCGAGGGGTTCCTGCATGGCGACAGCTCAGATGGATTCCGCGAAGTCTTCGCGGCGGGATTCAAAGATGCTCGAGGCGCCCCACATGAGCACCAACGAGAAGACGGCCAACGCCGCCAAGGGCCCCGGGTCCGGCCACCGGTGCTCGTAGAAGATGGCCTGGTAGGACACGAGCAGGCTGGACATCGGGTTCAGCGTCATCACCACATCACGCAGCGAGTCGTCCTTGATGGTGGAGATGGGGTACAGCACCGGCGTCATGAAGAACCACATCGTCAGCAGGTTGTTGACGATGTGCTGCAGGTCCCGGAACGTCACGTTGATGGCGGCCAGGATATAGGTGAGCGCCAGCGTGAAGATGAGCTGGATGACGACCACCGCCGGGAACGCCAGGATGTGCCACGTGGGCGCCTGCCCGTAGAACAGCCCCAGCCCCACCATCAGCGGCAGCGACAGCAGGTAGTTGCTCAGGTTCGTCAGCACCACCGTCGTGGGCAACACCTGCGCCGGGAAGCGGACCTTCGTCATCAGGTCTCGCCGGTCGCTGATGGCGCTCGCGCCCCCACCCAGTGACGTGGAGAACCAGATCCACGGCAGCAACCCCACGAACATGAAGAAGGGGAAGTTGGGGATGTTCTGCTTCATCACGACGGTGAACAGCAGCGCGTACACCATCATGTGCAGCGTGGGGTTCAGGAACGTCCAGAGGAACCCGAGGAACGACCCCCGGTAGCGCGCCTTGAGCTCGCGCTGCACGAGGCTCAGGAGCAGTCCACGGTATTGGTAGAGTTCTCGGACGAGGCGAATCATGAGGGGGCCTTCATATAGCAGGCCCCGAGTGCGTGCGAGGCAACCAGATGCACTCTCACGGTGACTCAGATTCCTGAGGGGCTTGTTCGCCCTCTCCTCAGCCAGGCCCGCCTCGCGGTGCGCTTCATGCTCGCCCCGCGGGACGATGAAACGTTCACCCAACCAGGCTTGTTCCGGGCAACCACCCGCACGCGGCCACATGCGTGTCACTGAGGAGGCGCGAAAAACAAAAAGGCCCCCTGGTTTCCCAGGAGGCCTTTGTTCTGGAGCGGGAAAAGGGATTTGAACCCTCGACCCTCGCCTTGGCAAGGCGATGCTCTACCGCTGAGCTATTCCCGCATCAGGTACCGCAACCTCGTTCGCACCGCGTCAGCGCCGCGCCCGAAGTGAGATGGGGTATACAGAGGCCCCCCGAACACGTCAAACACTTTTCGCAACCGGGGCTTCGTCGCCGCGCTTCGCGAGCATCGCGAGGAACGCTCGGAAGTAGACGACCGCGCTCCAGACGGAGAACGCGCCGGACAAGTAGACGAGCACCTTGCCCACGAGGTTGTAGTCCACCGGCGCGCTGAACGAGCCGAGCGTGAGCGGGTGCACGTAGTGGACGCACAGCGAGATGATTCCGACGAGCTGGAGGGACGTCTTCCACTTCCCCTCCTGCCCCGCCGCGATGACCATGCCCTCGCTCGCGGCGATGGTGCGCAGCCCGCTGACGATGAGCTCACGCGCCAGCAGGACGATGACGACCCACGCGGCGATGCGGCCCAGGCGGACCATCATCACCAGCGCGGCCATGGCGATGAGCTTGTCGGCCAGCGGATCCATGAACTTGCCGACGACGGTGATGAGGTTCCACTTGCGCGCCAGGTAGCCGTCCACCACGTCGGTGATGGCGGCGGCGGCGAAGACCAGGCCCGCGAGCAGGGAGCTCAGCGGGTCGGCGTCGTACATGAGCCAGACGAACGGGGGGATGAGGAAGATGCGCCCCAGCGTCAGCATGTTGGGGAGGTTCCAGAACTCCTGCACCAACACGCTGGGCTTGCGCTCCGCGCGTCGGCGCGCCCGCTCCTCCCGCTTGCGCTGCTTGCGGCTCGCTCGGTCCGTGGCCATGGCGGGCTCTTCTAGCGAACCGCGAGGGCGATGAGGGCAAAACCTTCACCGCCCAGCTCCACCGCCGTGCGCAAGGTCTCGCCGGTGGGGGATTTGAGCAGGGACACGACGCGGGGCGTGAGATTGCCCTGCCACCCCACCAGGTGCGTCAGCGGCACCGTCACCGGGGCCTCCGGGCGCACCACCACCGAGCGCAGCGGCCCGGGCAGGCTCAGCAGCACCTGCCCCTGCCCTCGCAGGTGCACCAGGTCCAGGTCCGGCGCGATGTCCGACGGCACCCGGCCGTTCTCGAACATCACCGGCTCCTCGAAGGCGAAGACGTTCTCGTCCCGGAAGTAGGCGGAGTCCTCACCCAGGTCCACCGCGAAGAACTCGCGGTGCTCGGCCGGCTCCAGGTGCAGCACGCCCTTGCCGCGCGCCCGCACCATCCGGGCCGAGCCCTCACCGAAGGGCTTGTCCGTCGCCCTGCCCCGAAAGCGCTTCATCTCCGGCTGGAACACCAGCTGGCCCTGGAGCGCCACCATCCCCTCCAGGCGGGTGAGCAGCTCCCCGTCCACGACGATGCCGAACGAGCCCTCCGCCTGGATGAAGGCACCCTTCGAGCGCTCCGCCTCCAGCACCACCGAGGCCGCGAGCTTCGCCAGGACCTGCGCGGCGGAGGCCGGGGC
This window contains:
- the pgsA gene encoding CDP-diacylglycerol--glycerol-3-phosphate 3-phosphatidyltransferase → MATDRASRKQRKREERARRRAERKPSVLVQEFWNLPNMLTLGRIFLIPPFVWLMYDADPLSSLLAGLVFAAAAITDVVDGYLARKWNLITVVGKFMDPLADKLIAMAALVMMVRLGRIAAWVVIVLLARELIVSGLRTIAASEGMVIAAGQEGKWKTSLQLVGIISLCVHYVHPLTLGSFSAPVDYNLVGKVLVYLSGAFSVWSAVVYFRAFLAMLAKRGDEAPVAKSV